TCTACTCTCTTATGTGAACTCTTGAAGTATATAGGCTAAAAGTACTTGATGAATTGAATTCTCAGTTAAGTCCTTTTAAATGCAAAAATTTGGCAATTTTTCGAATTAGGTGAAAAACAATGTTCAGATTAGAAAAGATTCAATTCCTACCTGCCACAGCACCAAATGCCAAAGAGCCACTCATCTGTAGAGCTTGCTGTGCCGCTGGTGGGATCTGCAGACCTGTACCTGTGAAACAAGAAACAGGTCTTAAAGTCCTTACTATGTTTACAAGCAGAAAAGCCTCATTTTCTGGGGGCTTACTACCAAAAGTCACTTCACTAAAAGAATTTACAAGCAGGACACTGTATAAGAGCTGCAATTAAATTTATCCTGAAGTATAAGGATGTAATTATTATAGAAATTATGGTACTCAGAAAACACCACTATATTCCATTAGATCAAGGCAAAGAACTCCATCTATAGAACTAAATATGCTGCCCAAGGATAATATCAAGcccaaaataaggaaaaattattttccatttattagtcTGCAGTTACCATTCTCATTATCCTAACCACAATAAATCATTCACAACCCTAGGAAAAACTTACCCTCTGCAAGTCTTGCCATTAATTGGAGACGACCAGTTGTTCCCAAGTCAATTCCAGTCCTTTCCAGTTCATCACTGTCCAAAAATGAGCTAGCACTGGAGGCATCAGTACGTTCAGTAACATGACCAACTTTCATTGGTCTCCCTGCTAGCTCAAAACCATTAAGTTGTTCCAAAGCTTTCTTGGCACATTCTGAGTCAGAAAACTGTATCATTGAGAGGGGGATAAAAAGTCCAGTATATTAATTTATGTAtatgccaagaaaaaaaatggtctgAAAGTATAATATATCCAGTTACAACTAGGTAGGCAATAAAGGAGAAATTTCAAGCTGTAATATAACCTACATGATCAGACCACGAGTTTATGCAAATTAGATTTGTTGACATCAGTTTGAATGGCCAAGATATTACCAAATAATAAACCTATCTTCAGGAATATGAAATCTTAGTAACAAAAAGTGAAAGTAATTTTTTCAACATCAAACCCTATTTAATGTTCTGAGATGAACTAAAATGATGCTTTTCTCCCCTCAATCAAAGTGAACTATTCAGAAAAATTAACAgttcaaatgttatttttaattaaaaatcctGGGACATGTTTTATTGCCAGAAAAATTGCTAAAATTCTTTAATTTCAGGATGCAAACACAATAAAACTGTGATTTACACACTCTAGCTTTAATGTAATGGAAGGAACACATTCCACCAATCCCATAGCTTAATCTTTCATCAGAAaatcaaaaatatttcattttctattgaGATGGAATTAGACGGTAGTTACACAACAGGaaacatttacacacacacagcaccttAGAAATTCACATGATTAGTTTTGTATATAGATTACTTAGTCACAACAGCTTAGTTGACAGTGAAAATGTGTCAACCAAATATTTGAGCACTAAAACTATTGTATAAAATGCTATACGTTATAAAATACTAAACTAAATACAAGTTACATGTATTATCCTGACCACATCACTTCTTGATGGCAAATAAAAGAATACAACCATACTAGTGCTATTATACACAAAATTAATTGTTGGTGATTTAACAGTCCTATAACTTTTCTCCTTTCAACAGTACACCTTGAGGTAGATAAAATTCCAATGACCAATAGAACACATTCTCTATCACTATAGAACAGGTTTAAATTTTACTAAAACTTAGATTTAGGACAACAATAGTTTCTTGATCAAAGTTAGGACCTATctacatttaaaagaatttttctaTGATGGCAGCAATGGTGACAACTATCTGTATTTCAAACTGAAATTTTTTCAATACCTTCCAAGGTTTTAAGAAATACACTTGAAAAACTGCTATCATGTAACTGGACTGCATCATGAAATAATACCCAAGAGACTTTACTTCTAAAATGGCACCTCCATTTACAATTATTCCACATGCCACTTCATATCCTAAATGGGACTGGGCTGCTGCGATGGTTAGCCCACAAACACTTATGTAATAAGGCAATCCTGGTTATGGTGGGTTATGAGGTGTATATACGTAGGAAGTATTGCAAATAAAACAATTCTAAGAGACCTTCATATAAGTGACAACAATGTGTCATAAAAAACCAAGAGTCTAAAGAAGTCTTAACTAAGCAAACTAATCACATACACGATAATAATAAACTGGCTACACTTCCACATTTTGGTGAACACTTAACTGCTACTAAGTAATGgtcactaaaaattattttaaaacacttgAAAATATTAACCATGCCTCCTTTCCTATTACCAGTAACTAATGAAGTTAACTAAATAAGTTTTACTGTGCTTAGGTCAAAAACTTGTAAGTCGTAACTGCTTACCGTAATAAATCCATATCCTTTGGATCGACCTGTTTCACTATCCATCATGAGCTGGATACTTtcaatctaaaaatgaaaataattattatataagagaaaaggaaggggCCAAAGTATTTATTCCTTGAAGCATGAGTGAAAAAAATTGCCTTGTCCCCTAAAAAGATAACTGAACACATATTACAACCCCCCATACCCAAAGAACATTCTAAAAGCCAAAAAACTGCTCAAGAAGTTTTCTGCTCAGttgagaacaggaaaaaaaattgaacatacCAGTCTTTTTGCCTCAAAACAAACGactaaaaatcagaaaatctTTGTAGATCAAGAGTTAGAAATGCAACCAACATGCTTCTTTTCCATTATGCTAAAAATGCTAAACATTAATTCTCAACAATACCCTACATAAGTTACCCAAAATGTTGGAATAACTAAATACAACAATCACTGGTGATTGATGGCTGTGTAACTCTGAGGACATACTAAAAAGCAAATATTGTTCATTTAAATGGGTTAACTGTACAGTTTATGAATTCTATCACAATATCCCAATAAAGCTGTCCATACACAGaaagcataaaaattaaaatacacaattagaaaaaaaaacacagctacaTATTGTATTTCTTCATGTTCTGGTGGTTTTAGGAATATACTCATTTTGTAATGACCAACTGACCAACCCATAAAATTATGATCTGTGTGTATTTCCAACAGATAACCTAAAATATCAAGTCTTTTTCCATTAACATTTAAAACAGTTTAACAAACAGGTTGATGGGGGtagtttaagaaaaatatatatccaaaagCAATGAAGATTAGTAATCAATAAGGTACATACACAACAAGAACCAGATTTTAACTCATGACCACACAATAAATCTTTTAAACCAGAACAAAGCCTACTATTAACATTTACTCTAAAACAGAATGTCCATTCTAATATGAGGACCAACTGGACAAAACTCTAATCCCTTAATTTCCTACCCTCAATTTTCAGTGACCAAACCACAAAAAAATCTTGCTCCAAATGCACAGTACATCTTTAtcattcatgtttttaaaatattatatatcctAATACTGATTATGAACTTCACTGTAGCCTTATCAGTAATGTGTTAATAGATTCTCCAACTTCAAATGATTATATTCTTTCAGGACAACTATCTTACATGAGCATGAGAAAGCAATTACATAGAAATTATTATGCAGTTATGTTTGGGTCAAGAACCCATTAAGGATCCACTGAAGAAACTGGGACTTACTCTTCCAAAAGGTTCAAAGATTCCCCGAAGCATATCTTCAGTTATGTTAAAGTGTAAAGAGCCCACATAAAGCCTCATAGGTCCAGCACTTCCCTTTTGCAGATTGTTTGCCATTGCTGCAGCTCTGTTTTTTTCTGCCTGCAAGATTAAGAAAAAATGCACATCACACAACAAAAACCCAAGTCATTATTAACAGAGTACTAAATCCCATTCACACCTTAGGTTTGCTTAATGACAACGGCTGTCAAAGGTTAGTGACAATATATAACTGAGAGTAAGAAGTCATACacgaaaggacaaatattgtgtaATTCCACTCAGACGTGACAGATGAATGgcgctgaattgtacactttaaagggTTAAAATGCCCCCAAGTTTTTAAGTGAATGTTTTGTTTAATGGTATTTACAATAAAAAACTTTATAAAAGTTTTAAACATATGTataagtcatatatatatatacatatgcaatcATGCACTGCATTTCATACATAAAAATCAATCATCAAACTACATTAAGCCATCTCAAGATGCATCTTGGTATCAGACATACTAAATATAGATGGGAAGATTGCTTCTTGGCTTTGGTAAatacattattcattcatttgaattAATGTGCTCTCAGGATCACTGATGGAGTATATAGTATACCAATATGGCTTATTAGCAAAACTGGTATTTCAAATCAGATCCAGTTATAAAGCTTTGTAAATAACCTTATAAAATTTTCTAAGTTTGTGAAGTAACCAGATATAGGAGTAATGATTTCAGTGGTTTGAAAGCAAACAATGACTATTTTGAACtgcacaaaaatattctttaaatcgaatattcctttaaaaaaagagtTATAGTTTGCTGTTTCTTACTTTCAAACTATTCTTAATGTATTATAAAATAGTGAAAATATTGAGTTAATTAAAAACATCAAAATCATTCCATTTGAACATGTTTTTAAATGCTTCTATCCCCAACTAATGTATCATTGCAAATCAGTATAATTCTAGACCAAATTTTCAAGTCTTTTCCATGAAATAATTACctctatgaaaacaaaacacGGTATTAAGTACACTATTATCAAAGTAATCAaggccaagttaaaaaaaaaagctatcttGACAATGGCTGACTCTGTAAGTGGTGATTATGTTGAGGCCCAAGGCACTACAGTCCAACAATAAGCAACAGCAGGTTTCCGTATTAATGATCAAAttctaaccaagaaaaaaattacctgaGATGCCTGTACTATGATAGGCACTCCTAGAACACGCTGGCCAGTTAATCCTATTGCTAGAGGCACTGAGCTAACATCGACAAACTCCACATAAGCAATTCCTTTGGAACGTCTTGAATTTCTATCAGAAATCATCCTCACATCGCGAACCTAGAAAGAAAACACACTTAACACAAGGTTCTGTTTGTGTAATCATCCACTGTAACCCACTGTAGatgtaatgatttaa
This sequence is a window from Manis pentadactyla isolate mManPen7 chromosome 5, mManPen7.hap1, whole genome shotgun sequence. Protein-coding genes within it:
- the RBM39 gene encoding RNA-binding protein 39 isoform X5 — encoded protein: MQLAARIRPRDLEEFFSTVGKVRDVRMISDRNSRRSKGIAYVEFVDVSSVPLAIGLTGQRVLGVPIIVQASQAEKNRAAAMANNLQKGSAGPMRLYVGSLHFNITEDMLRGIFEPFGRIESIQLMMDSETGRSKGYGFITFSDSECAKKALEQLNGFELAGRPMKVGHVTERTDASSASSFLDSDELERTGIDLGTTGRLQLMARLAEGTGLQIPPAAQQALQMSGSLAFGAVAEFSFVIDLQTRLSQQTEASALAAAASVQPLATQCFQLSNMFNPQTEEEVGWDTEIKDDVIEECNKHGGVIHIYVDKNSAQGNVYVKCPSIAAAIAAVNALHGRWFAGKMITAAYVPLPTYHNLFPDSMTATQLLVPSRR